The following nucleotide sequence is from Pseudomonas sp. S09G 359.
CATCAATGGCGCCGACCATCACTTTCTTGCCGCGAATCAGTTCGATGAGATCCATGGGCACATGGGAGTTGTGACACTCCAACGAGATGATATCGATACTGGATTTCTGCAGCTTGGGAAACGCCTCTTCATACTGTCGCCACTCGGTTCCCAGTGTCTTTTTCCAATCGGTATTGGCTTTAATGCCGTAGCCGTAGCAAATGTGCACGGCCGTTTCGCACTTAAGGCCTTCGATGGCTCTTTCCAGGGTGGCAACCCCCCAATCATTCACCTCATCAAAGAACACGTTAAAGGCCGGCTCATCAAATTGGATGATATCAACGCCCGCCGCTTCCAGTTCCCTGGCTTCCTGGTTGAGAATCTTGGCGAATTCCCACGCGAGTTTTTCGCGACTTTTGTAATGGTTATCGTAAAGCGTGTCGATCATCGTCATGGGCCCCGGCAGCGCCCACTTTATGGGTTGCTGGGTTTGCTGACGCAGGAACTTGGCATCTTCAACAAAGACCGGCTTCTGGCGACTTACCGCACCCACCACGGTAGGTACACTCGCATCATAACGATCACGAATTCTAACGGTCTCACGCTTCTCAAAATCAACGCCGCTGAGGTGCTCAATGAACGTCGTCACAAAATGTTGGCGCGTTTGTTCGCCATCACTGACGATATCAATGCCGGCTTGCTGTTGTTCCTGCAATGACAAACGCAAGGCATCCTGCTTGCCCTCAGTCAGTTCGTCACCTTGCAACTTCCAAGGCGACCAAAGGGTCTCTGGCTGTGCAAGCCAAGCGGGTTTAGGCAAGCTGCCCGCAGTGGACGTGGGTAATAATTTTTTCACGATAGACAACCTTGTACTTTTAATCAGTTAAAGAGCGCAACTAGCGGACCACTGCTGAAGAACAGCGTGGTAGGGCTTGATAAAATTCTCTTCAACAAACCGCCCCTGCTCAACCGCCAAGCGGCCACGTTCTTCGCGATCATAGACAATCAGGGTTAATGAATAATCCTGATGTTTCAAACTTGGCTGATAGGACTTGCCTGCCGCAGAGTTCGCATTGTAAATCTCCGGCCGGTAAATCTTTTGGAAGGTGTCCATCGTGCTGATGGTACTGATAAGTTCAAGGTTGGTGTAATCACTGAGCAAATCGCCGGCAAAATAAAACGCCAACGGCGCAACGCTATTGGGAGGCATGAAATAGCGAACCTTCAAGCCCATTTTCCGGAAATATTCATCGGTCAAGGAGTATTCGTCTTGCTGGTATTCAACACCCAACACAGGGTGCAGGTTTTCCGTCCGATGATAGGTCTTGGTATTTGAAACACTCAAGCATATAACCGGCAGCTTACTGAAATGCTCCTTGTAAGCTGTGGAGTTCACGAATTGCTTGAACAGCTTTCCGTGCAGGTCGCCGAAGTCATCGGGAGCGCTAAACTCTTGCCGGCCCTTATTATGTTCCAGCAACAGCACACTGAAATCGTAATCCCGGACATAGGAGGAAAAATTATTACCGACCATGCCCGCAATGCGCTCATTGGTTTTTCGATCGATAATATTCGTTTTTAGTATCTCAATCAGAGGGATGGCATTATTGCCACCTTCAGCATCAACACCCATTTCAACGGATACAATTTCGAGCTCAACGGAATAACGATCACCCGTGGGGTTGTCCCAGTGCGCCAAGGCATTGAAGCGGTTGTCAATCATCCTTAACGTGTTGCGCAGGTTCTCTTGACGACTTTCGCCCCTCGCCAAATTAGCGAAGTTAGTAGTAATGCGCGTATTTTCCGAGGGGTGATAATCCTCGTCAAAGCAAATGCTTTTAATGGTAAATGAAAATTCTGTAGTCATTGCAATTCTGCACCCTAATACCCGCGGCAAACCTGATTTGTAATCGTCTGGCTTTTACTTAGCAGTATTTATAATGTCTGTGATTAAGATGTAGTTTATGCTGAAGACTAGATTGATAGAAAATGAATTGATTTCACTAAATCGTTAGCGCTGTTCATGATGTGGCCCCTTATTCTAATGTCGCCCCACAATTGCACTATCGCGATGATGGGCTATCCAACCGCCTCAACGCCCATTACCCTCAAACTCTCCACCCCCATGAACCCGGAGCCGCCATGGACCTCGCCACCCTCGCCATTTTCCTCCCCGCCTGCTTCGCCCTGAACATGGCTCCCGGCCCGAACAACCTGCTGTCGGTGAGCAACTCCACCCGCTATGGCTACCGCACCTCGTGCCTCGCCGGGATCGGCCGCCTTCTGGCCTTCGCCGGGATGATCGCCCTCGCTTCCGCCGGGCTTGCTGTGGTGCTGCAAACCTCAGAGTTGTTGTTCTATGTGATCAAGATCCTGGGCGCGGCGTATCTGTTTTATCTGGCGTTTCAGTTGTGGCGAGCCAATCCCGAGGCTGAGGCGCAAGCGGTTTCCGCCAAGGTGGGTTTATGGGCGTTGGCGCGCCAGGAGTTTCTTGTGGCGGCGGGCAACCCTAAGGCCATCCTGATTTTCACCGCCTTCCTCCCGCAATTCGTGGTGCCCGGCCAACCAATCACGCCACAATTCGCGGTGCTCGGCGCGCTGTTCCTGATGCTCGAATGGGTCGCCATCAGCCTCTACGCTTACATGGGCGTGCATATGCGCCGCTGGTTTGCCGAGCCTAAAGGCAAGCGGATATTCAATCGCTGCTGCGCCGGGTTGTTGTCGGCGGCGGCTTCGGTATTGTTGATGGCGCGTCGTGCATAAGGAGAACGTGTTGACCCGTAACCAACTCGCCAGTTTTTACCAAGGCTACATCGACTGCCTGAATCGCCAGGCCTGGGATCAGTTGGGCGAGTTCGTGCACCCGCAGGTGACCCACAACGCCAAACCGGTCGGCCTCGCCGGTTACCGCGGCATGCTGGAACGGGACTTTCGCGAAATCCCCGACCTGGTGTTTCACATCCAGTTGCTGATCGCCGATCCACCGAACATCGCCAGCCGCCTGGACTTCAACGTCACGCCCAGGGGCGAGTTCTTTGGGTTGCCGATCAATGGCCGCAAGGTGAAATTCGCCGAGAATGTGTTCTACGAATGTGTCGACGGCAAAATTTCGCGAGTGTGGTCGGTGATTGATACGGCGGCGATCGCGCAGCAGTTGGGCGGCGATTAGCCCCGGCCGAGGGTCGTCTAAACTCCACGCACCCCTTCATACGTGGAGATCGATCATGGCCAATAAAAACACCCTGTGCCTCTGGTACAACGGCACCGCCGAAGAGGCTGCGCGCTTTTACGCCAAGACCTTCCCGGACAGCGCGGTCAACGCCGTGCACCGAGCCCCCGGCGATTACCCGGCGGGTAAACAGGGCGACGTGTTGACCGTTGATTTCACCGTGCTGGGCATCCCTTGTATCGGCCTCAATGGCGGCCCGGCGTTCAGCCATAGCGAGGCCTTTTCGTTCCAGGTGGCCACTGATGATCAGGCCGAAACCGACCGCTACTGGAACGCCATCATCGACAACGGTGGCCAGGCCAGCGCGTGTGGCTGGTGCAAGGATAAATGGGGGCTGTCGTGGCAGATCTCGCCTCGAGTGTTGACGGATGCCGTGACCCATCCCGACCCGGTAATCGCCAAGCGGGCCTTCGATGCGATGATGACCATGAGCAAGATCGACATTGCTGCGATTGAGGCGGCCGTAAAAGGCTCGCCAGGTGCTTGACACATTTACTGACATCCCCTGAAGATGGAGCTCTTCTTCAGGGTGTGTCAGTAAATGTCCGCATTTTTATTCGCTAACCGATCCGTCATTGGCTTGATTGCCAAGGCGCAAGGTTGCGTTGCGCACGCCCTCAAATCGAAGAAACAGTCGCTCATGTGATCGGGGCGCGCTGTCCCGTCAGATGAGCTGACAGGACATTGAGCGCGGACTCCCTCCCCCCCTTGCACAATTCCCCATGCCCTTCTGACGGTGACTTTATCGGTCAACCTTCAGGAGAAAGTACATGTCATCGTTTCAAGGTATCTGGGTTCCCGTGGTCACGCCGTTCCATGACGGCGCCATCGACTTTATCGCCCTGCGCCGGCTGGTCAGCCACCTGCTGGAACAGCATGTGGCCGGGATCATGGTGTGCACCACCACGGGTGAAGCCGCCGCGCTGAGCCGAGAGGAACAACTGGCCGTGCTGGACGCGGTATTGCAACTTGTGCCGGCGCACCGCGTGGTGATGGGCCTGGCGGGCAATAACCAGATTGAATTGCTGCAGTTCCAGAGCGAAATCCTCAAGCGCCCGGTGGCCGGTTTATTGGTGCCGGCGCCAGGTTATATCCGCCCGTCCCAGGCCGGCCTTGAAGCGTTCTTTCGCACGGTGGCGGATGCGTCAGGCGTGCCGATAATCCTGTATGACATTCCCTACCGTACCGGCGCGACCTTCGAGCAGGCCACCCTGCTGAATATCGTCGCGCACCCACGCATCGCCGCAATCAAGGACTGTGGCGGCAACCTGGGTAATACCCTGGCGCTGCTGGCCAGTGGCGAGGTGGACGTGCTGTGCGGCGAGGACCTGCAGATGTTCAACGCGCTGTGCCTGGGTGCCAGTGGGGCGATTGCCGCGTCGGCGCACGTGCAGACCGCGCAATTTGTGGCGCTGTGGCAGCAGGTGCGGGATAACCAGTTGGCCGAAGCACGGGCAACGTTCCTGAGCCTGGTACCACTGATCAACACACTGTTCATGGAGCCAAACCCAGCGCCGGTGAAAGCTGCCCTGGCCTTGCAGGGCCTGATCGGCAGCGAGTTGCGCGCACCGATGCAACAAGCCAGCGACGTGATGCTGGTTCGATTACGCGAACGCCTCAAGCACACCCAATAACCCTGTGGCGAGCGGGCTTGCGGGGGATTAGCGCTTTCGGGCAATTCTTGCCTCTTGCCTCGGGATCACAGCCCCACCCATACCCCTGTGGCGAGCGGGCTTGCCCGCGTTGGGGCGCGCAGCGGCCCCAGTGCAGACGCAGGCGGTGTGTCAGGCGGTCTTTGGGTGCTGGGTTTGGGGCTGCTGCGCAACCCAACGCGGGCAAGCCCGCTCGCCACGAGAAGCGGGTTTGCAGGGGATTAGCGCTATCAGGCAATTCTTGCCTCTTACCTCGGGATCACAGCCGCTTATATCCCGGTGGCGAGCGGGTTCAGGGTTGTCTTGCCACATGCAACCGATGCAAGGTGATCTCGCGCACCGCTTGCTTGCTGAGTTCGATGTGCCGCTTGAGCAGTTGCTGCGCCTGTTCACTGCGCCGTTGCAGGATCGCCGTCAAGATTTGCCCATGCTCCTCGTACGTCGCGGCAATACGCGGCGCCTGGGTAAAGTCGAGGCGGCGGATGATGCGGATCTTTTCCGTTATGTCGAAGTGCATGCGCGCCATTTCGCGGTTGCCGGCGGCTTCCACCAGGGCGCAGTGGAAGCGTTCATCCAGCGCGGACACTGCTTGGGTGTCTTGCAGGCGTTCACCCGCGGCCACCAGCCAGGTCGCCTGCAACGTCAACAGCACTGGGCTCGGTTCATCCATCAGGCACAGGCGGCCGACGGCGGCCAGTTCCAGCACGATACGCACGTCGTACAGGTCTTCAAAGTAGGCAAAGTCAAACGGCTTGACCTGCCAGCCGCTGCGAAAATACACCTCCAGATACCCTTCCTTCTCCAGGCGATACAGCGCCTGGCGCACCGGCGTGCGGCTGGCGTGCATGCGCGTGGCCACGTCGCCTTCGCTGAAGCGGTCACCCGGCAACAGGCGGAAGTCGAATATATCCGCCTTGAGCTGCGCGTAAATCAGTTCAGCCAGGCTGTCGGGGCGCGCCTTGGAGGTTCTCGCCGTGGCCAGCTGCACGCTCACCCCCGGCTCGCAATGAAGGCACGCCAGCCACCGAACTCGGTGATGTCCAGCGCATCCGCCAACGCCCAGGGCTCGCAGATAAAGCCTTTGACACTGCGCCCATCCGCCAGCTTGAGGTTGCCGATACCCAGCGGCGCGGGGATCTCGGCGACAAACTCACCAAAGCGCGCGATGGGCATGTCCCACAGTTCTACGATGATCGGCCGCCCACTGTCCGCCTTGGCCAGCCCTGGCTTGGGCGGCACGGTGCCTGGCAGCGCGTAGAGGCGATAGGTGTCGGCCGTGAGGGTTTGCTCCACCAGTACCGCGTTGCGGCCGGTGAGCTGGAAGTTCAGCGGCATGCCGGTGAGGTGTGCACCCACCACCGCCACACGCACGCTGCCGGACGCTTGTACCGTCGGCGTCGGCGCAGGCAAACCGCGCTCGGTGGCGCCCAACGGCAGGTCAAGCCCGGCCTGCCAGCGTTTGCCCAGGTGCGCCAGCGCGCTGTCATGCCAGGCCGGGGCAAGCAAGGTGATGCCGCTGGGCAAGCCATCGGCGCGCAGGCCGGCTGGCAACGCCAGGGCCGAGAGGTCGGCCAGGTTGGTGAAGTTGGTGTAGTAGCCAAATTGCGAGTTGTAGCGCACCGGCTCCACGGCCATTTCGGCCTGCGTGCGAATCGTCGGTGATGTGGGCACCAGCAAGGCATCGAAACCGGCCAGGCTGTCGTTGATGCGGCGGCTCAGTTCCGCGCGCAAGTATTCGGCTTTGTAGGCATCACATGCGCTGTAGGTGTAGCCACTTTCGACAATGCCGCGCACCACCGGGTTGATCGCGTCGGGCTGGGTTTGCAGCATGCCCTCCAGGGCCACGGTGCGTTCGGCGACCCAAGGGCCGTAATACAGTTGATCCGCCAATTCCTTGAACGGAGTGAAATCCACGGGCGTAATCACCGCCCCCAGGGCCTTGAAACGCTCCACCGCCTGCTCGAATACCGCCTGGTTCTGACTATCGCCAAAGAACTCCAGGACTGCCGGGATCGCTAGCTTGATCGAGGCCGCCACCGCGACCGGCGCCGTGTTCGGGTTGGCGCGGGAGTAAGCGTCGCTGGCGTCGTAACCCGCCGCCACCTGCGCCACCGCCTCGGCATCGTCGACGGTCAGCGCAAACACCGAGATGCAATCCACCGTGCGGCACGCGGGCACCACGCCGGTATTGGAGAAACGCCCCTTGGTCGGCTTCAACCCGACAATGTTGTTGAACCCCGCCGGTACGCGCCCGGAGCCTGCGGTATCGGTGCCCAGGGCAAACGCCACCAGGCCACGCGCTACCACCGACGCCGAGCCGGAGCTGGAGCCGCCGCTGACATAATCCGGGTTGAAGCTGTTGCCTACCGCGCCATAGGGCGAGCGCGTGCCCACCAGGCCCGTAGCGAACTGATCGAGGTTGGTCTTGCCCATCAGGATTGCACCGGCCGCGCACAGCTTCTGCACCACAGAAGCATCCTGCGCCGCCGTGTAGGCAAATTCGGGGCAAGCTGCCGTGGTGTCCCAACCGGCCGCGTCGATATTGTCCTTGATCGCAAACGGCACGCCATACAGCGGCAGCTTGGCCATGTCGCCGCCGACGGCCGCCAGCCGGTCGCTCAGTTGCGCCAATTGCTCGGCCAGTTGCGCAGGCGTGGCGTGGGCGATCCAGGCGCTATCGTCGACGGGGTATTGCGTGGCCAGGGTCAGTAAATAATCTGTGGTAATGGCCCCACTGCGGTAAGCATCCAACCATTCACCGAGGGTCCAGCCGAAAGCGTTTTGCATGGGGAGACTCCATCTTGTATCCAAGTTTGAATTCTCTATAGCAAAGCCCAGGCCAGGTCACTTCGCCCAATTATTACGAGGAAATCGGCGCACACCGTGCGCCCACATGGCGCACCGCGGCAACGCTGATGCGCCAAAAAAAGACATTCAGCGGACCGCTTGGTTGCGACCCGCCGGATACAGGCCTACTGTTCCAAGCCATGTTGTGCGATTTGCTGTCCCCCCACCCTAAGCCCCCAGGTGACGACATGCCTACGCTTCCCCGCCCCGCCGTACTCGAACTGATCGGCAACACCCCACTGGTACGGGTCAGCCGCTTCGATACCGGCCCTTGCACGCTGTTCCTCAAGCTTGAATCCCAG
It contains:
- a CDS encoding ester cyclase, with protein sequence MTRNQLASFYQGYIDCLNRQAWDQLGEFVHPQVTHNAKPVGLAGYRGMLERDFREIPDLVFHIQLLIADPPNIASRLDFNVTPRGEFFGLPINGRKVKFAENVFYECVDGKISRVWSVIDTAAIAQQLGGD
- a CDS encoding VOC family protein, which gives rise to MANKNTLCLWYNGTAEEAARFYAKTFPDSAVNAVHRAPGDYPAGKQGDVLTVDFTVLGIPCIGLNGGPAFSHSEAFSFQVATDDQAETDRYWNAIIDNGGQASACGWCKDKWGLSWQISPRVLTDAVTHPDPVIAKRAFDAMMTMSKIDIAAIEAAVKGSPGA
- a CDS encoding LysE family translocator; its protein translation is MDLATLAIFLPACFALNMAPGPNNLLSVSNSTRYGYRTSCLAGIGRLLAFAGMIALASAGLAVVLQTSELLFYVIKILGAAYLFYLAFQLWRANPEAEAQAVSAKVGLWALARQEFLVAAGNPKAILIFTAFLPQFVVPGQPITPQFAVLGALFLMLEWVAISLYAYMGVHMRRWFAEPKGKRIFNRCCAGLLSAAASVLLMARRA
- a CDS encoding GntR family transcriptional regulator, coding for MQLATARTSKARPDSLAELIYAQLKADIFDFRLLPGDRFSEGDVATRMHASRTPVRQALYRLEKEGYLEVYFRSGWQVKPFDFAYFEDLYDVRIVLELAAVGRLCLMDEPSPVLLTLQATWLVAAGERLQDTQAVSALDERFHCALVEAAGNREMARMHFDITEKIRIIRRLDFTQAPRIAATYEEHGQILTAILQRRSEQAQQLLKRHIELSKQAVREITLHRLHVARQP
- a CDS encoding DUF1852 domain-containing protein; protein product: MTTEFSFTIKSICFDEDYHPSENTRITTNFANLARGESRQENLRNTLRMIDNRFNALAHWDNPTGDRYSVELEIVSVEMGVDAEGGNNAIPLIEILKTNIIDRKTNERIAGMVGNNFSSYVRDYDFSVLLLEHNKGRQEFSAPDDFGDLHGKLFKQFVNSTAYKEHFSKLPVICLSVSNTKTYHRTENLHPVLGVEYQQDEYSLTDEYFRKMGLKVRYFMPPNSVAPLAFYFAGDLLSDYTNLELISTISTMDTFQKIYRPEIYNANSAAGKSYQPSLKHQDYSLTLIVYDREERGRLAVEQGRFVEENFIKPYHAVLQQWSASCAL
- the atzF gene encoding allophanate hydrolase, producing MQNAFGWTLGEWLDAYRSGAITTDYLLTLATQYPVDDSAWIAHATPAQLAEQLAQLSDRLAAVGGDMAKLPLYGVPFAIKDNIDAAGWDTTAACPEFAYTAAQDASVVQKLCAAGAILMGKTNLDQFATGLVGTRSPYGAVGNSFNPDYVSGGSSSGSASVVARGLVAFALGTDTAGSGRVPAGFNNIVGLKPTKGRFSNTGVVPACRTVDCISVFALTVDDAEAVAQVAAGYDASDAYSRANPNTAPVAVAASIKLAIPAVLEFFGDSQNQAVFEQAVERFKALGAVITPVDFTPFKELADQLYYGPWVAERTVALEGMLQTQPDAINPVVRGIVESGYTYSACDAYKAEYLRAELSRRINDSLAGFDALLVPTSPTIRTQAEMAVEPVRYNSQFGYYTNFTNLADLSALALPAGLRADGLPSGITLLAPAWHDSALAHLGKRWQAGLDLPLGATERGLPAPTPTVQASGSVRVAVVGAHLTGMPLNFQLTGRNAVLVEQTLTADTYRLYALPGTVPPKPGLAKADSGRPIIVELWDMPIARFGEFVAEIPAPLGIGNLKLADGRSVKGFICEPWALADALDITEFGGWRAFIASRG
- a CDS encoding methionine synthase, yielding MKKLLPTSTAGSLPKPAWLAQPETLWSPWKLQGDELTEGKQDALRLSLQEQQQAGIDIVSDGEQTRQHFVTTFIEHLSGVDFEKRETVRIRDRYDASVPTVVGAVSRQKPVFVEDAKFLRQQTQQPIKWALPGPMTMIDTLYDNHYKSREKLAWEFAKILNQEARELEAAGVDIIQFDEPAFNVFFDEVNDWGVATLERAIEGLKCETAVHICYGYGIKANTDWKKTLGTEWRQYEEAFPKLQKSSIDIISLECHNSHVPMDLIELIRGKKVMVGAIDVANHAIETPEEVANTLRKALQFVDADKLYPCTNCGMAPLPRGVARGKLRALSAGAEIVRRELLNDR
- the dapA gene encoding 4-hydroxy-tetrahydrodipicolinate synthase, giving the protein MSSFQGIWVPVVTPFHDGAIDFIALRRLVSHLLEQHVAGIMVCTTTGEAAALSREEQLAVLDAVLQLVPAHRVVMGLAGNNQIELLQFQSEILKRPVAGLLVPAPGYIRPSQAGLEAFFRTVADASGVPIILYDIPYRTGATFEQATLLNIVAHPRIAAIKDCGGNLGNTLALLASGEVDVLCGEDLQMFNALCLGASGAIAASAHVQTAQFVALWQQVRDNQLAEARATFLSLVPLINTLFMEPNPAPVKAALALQGLIGSELRAPMQQASDVMLVRLRERLKHTQ